CTGATCGACGAGATCGAGACTGAGGCGGAGCGAGACTCGCGGTTCAGGTGGGCGCTGGGCTGCATCTGGCTCTCTCGCGGCGAAATGCCCGACGAGATCCTCGCCCGTGTCGTGCACGCGAGTGGCGGCGCCATCAAGCCTCTGCCGCCGCTGAATGAGCTGGAGCAGCGATGGCCGCTCCCGACTGCATCCCCGATGTCCCGAGAACCCATGAACCCGATCGAGCCGGACCGGATCGCCGACGGACCCGCCATGCTGCTGGGCGGTCTGCGCCGCATGCATTCCTATCGCGAGGCGCAGCAGAGCATGGTGGCGCAATGGGAAGAGTTCGTGCAGATGGGCGCCGTGCCCGGTCAGCAGGGCGCCACGACCTACGGCGTGATGTGTGGCGCCTGGCCCGACGAGCAGAGGTTCGAGTACATGACCGGCGTGGAGGTGGACTCGCTGGAGGCGCTTGCGCCCGAGTACGGACGGATGCGCATCCCCGCGCAGCGCTACGCCGTGTTCA
This Longimicrobium sp. DNA region includes the following protein-coding sequences:
- a CDS encoding GyrI-like domain-containing protein, coding for MIDTRVGLLGYEAVVRGYMRHRDLLRDDDGTARDPADPDTAAFDAMDECIRHGPPAVAWELVLTLLRNAPDEELGNYAAGALEDLVSKRATALIDEIETEAERDSRFRWALGCIWLSRGEMPDEILARVVHASGGAIKPLPPLNELEQRWPLPTASPMSREPMNPIEPDRIADGPAMLLGGLRRMHSYREAQQSMVAQWEEFVQMGAVPGQQGATTYGVMCGAWPDEQRFEYMTGVEVDSLEALAPEYGRMRIPAQRYAVFTHQGHVSTLHTTWDAIWHEWLPRSGYRMANTPEFERYDERFDPQTGSGVIEIWCSIQAP